The Actinomycetota bacterium DNA segment GGTGAAGCCGAGCTCGGCCACGTAGTCGGGCAGCTGGTCGGCCAGCTCCCGGTAGGACAGCCCGTGGCGCCAGGAGCCGAGGTGGACCTCGTAGATCGACATCGGCTCGGCCGGCCGGTCGTGCCGCTCCCGGCCGGCCATCCAGTCGGCGTCGCCCCAGGTGTAGCCGGAGGTGTAGACGACGCTGGCCGTCTTGGGCGGCTCCTCGGCCGAGAACGCCACCGGGTCGGCCTTGAGGGTGAGCGCCCCCGAGGGGGTGACCAGCTCGTACTTGTACCTGGCCCCGCCGCCCACCGCGGGCACGAACAGCTCCCAGATCCCCGAGGAGCCGAGCGCCCGCATCGGGTGCAGGCGGCCGTCCCAGGAGTTGAATTCGCCCACCACCCGCACGGCACGGGCGTTGGGCGCCCACACGGCGAAGGCCGTCCCGGCCACGCCGTCGACGGTCATCTCGTGGGCGCCGAGCTTCTGCCACAGCCGCTCGTGGCGGCCCTCCCCGAGCAGGTACTGGTCGAGCTCGCCGATGGTCGGCCAGAACCGGTAGGGGTCGTCGATGGTGAAGCTGCCCGAGGGGTAGCTGACCTCCAGCCGGTAGGCCTTCGGGGGGGTCGTGCCGTCCAGCGTGCCCTCGAACAGGCCCGCCGGGTGGACCTGGTCGAGCTTGACCCGTTCGTCCTTGCCCGCCTCCGACCCGATCAGCGCCACCACCGCGGTGGCGTCGGGGCGGAACGCGCGGACCACCGTCCGGCCGTCCTCGGTATGGGCTCCGAGCAGGCGGTGGGGCTCGTGGTGCTCCCCGCGGACCAGCCGCTCGACCTCGTCCCTCGTCATGGGCTCGCTCCCAGCAGACGTCGGATGCCGCCGAGCGGGATCTGGAGCCACGGCGGCCGGTGTCTGGCCTCGTACATCACTTCATAGACGGCTTTGTCGAGCTCAAACGCGCGCAGCAGCAATTCGTGGTCGCCGGCCAGCCAGCCCGAGTCGCCCGCCCTGGCCAGGTAGCCGTCGAGGAAGGCGTTGCGGTTGGCCTCGATCCAGGCCGCGGCCGGCCCCTCGAAGCGGGCCAGCTCGTCCCGGGTCGGGCCCGGCGTGTCCGGGTCCTCGCCCAGCACCAGCGGCGAGAAGGCGGCGTAGTCGAAGGACCGGAGCATCCCGGCCACGTCCTGGAGCGGGCTGGCCAGCCGCCGCCGCTCCTCGAGGCTGCGGGCCGGCTCCCCCTCGAAGTCGATCACGATCCAGACCTGACCAGACCTGAGCACCTGGCCGAGGTGGTAGTCGCCGTGGATGCGCTGGAGGTAG contains these protein-coding regions:
- a CDS encoding alpha-amylase family glycosyl hydrolase, producing MTRDEVERLVRGEHHEPHRLLGAHTEDGRTVVRAFRPDATAVVALIGSEAGKDERVKLDQVHPAGLFEGTLDGTTPPKAYRLEVSYPSGSFTIDDPYRFWPTIGELDQYLLGEGRHERLWQKLGAHEMTVDGVAGTAFAVWAPNARAVRVVGEFNSWDGRLHPMRALGSSGIWELFVPAVGGGARYKYELVTPSGALTLKADPVAFSAEEPPKTASVVYTSGYTWGDADWMAGRERHDRPAEPMSIYEVHLGSWRHGLSYRELADQLPDYVAELGFTHVEFMPVAEHPYAPSWGYQVSAYYAPTARFGTPDDLRHLIDKLHQRGIGVLVDWVPAHFPKDAF